A window of Chitinispirillum alkaliphilum contains these coding sequences:
- a CDS encoding ABC transporter, whose translation MAVPFLNNLIYEQFTFDLSEHYLMMVTFLALMMAMLSGSVFSFITLDERDESIITALSVTPLTNRGYIRYRLVITSAFSFILYSVVLLFNGLIDVPLSAIFSTALVASLNGGLFLLFIASTAENKIEGLALTKIGGLYFFIPLAAYLIPSTVLQVPFALLPSFWIVPVMFTRGVWLFLSLLGFTACTIFWYWVLLGRFKNRVL comes from the coding sequence ATGGCTGTCCCTTTTTTGAACAATCTTATCTATGAACAGTTTACCTTTGATTTATCCGAACACTATCTGATGATGGTTACGTTTCTTGCACTAATGATGGCTATGCTGTCGGGTAGTGTATTCAGCTTTATAACACTGGATGAAAGAGATGAGAGTATTATCACAGCCCTTTCGGTAACCCCTCTTACAAACAGAGGATATATCCGTTACCGACTGGTGATTACCTCTGCTTTCAGCTTCATACTTTATTCAGTGGTTTTGCTGTTTAACGGACTGATCGATGTGCCCCTGTCGGCAATCTTTTCAACTGCTCTTGTTGCATCGCTTAATGGAGGGCTGTTTCTTCTATTCATCGCTTCAACTGCAGAAAACAAGATTGAAGGGCTTGCGTTGACAAAGATCGGGGGACTCTATTTTTTCATACCGCTGGCTGCATATCTTATTCCCTCAACAGTTCTGCAAGTGCCATTTGCTCTTTTACCATCATTCTGGATTGTACCGGTGATGTTCACCCGGGGAGTGTGGCTCTTTTTGAGCCTGCTTGGTTTTACAGCTTGTACGATCTTCTGGTACTGGGTGCTGTTGGGGCGGTTTAAAAACAGGGTGTTGTAG
- a CDS encoding ABC transporter permease, producing the protein MRQIKAITADLRFQYRHGFYFVYAFILVVYIVLLRNLPDYLVEPFAVLLILSDSAVLGFFFIGGILLLERGQGILDALFITPLRPREYLVSKVVSLTVLSLLVSLCILLGGAGFPYSIIPVIAGIGLTSSLFILFGCMLGLKATSVNSYFAIAMVVLFPMFLPLLGYFGIYDSLLWNFLPTHSCIVLTSAYFGHVPPVQMIQALFILILWNLIFSVKAQRYFSDYLQKRG; encoded by the coding sequence ATGAGACAAATTAAGGCAATTACTGCAGATCTGCGCTTCCAATACCGGCACGGATTCTACTTTGTGTATGCATTTATTCTTGTGGTGTATATTGTTTTGCTCAGAAATCTGCCCGATTATTTGGTCGAACCTTTTGCTGTACTTTTAATACTTTCAGATTCAGCGGTGCTTGGTTTCTTTTTTATCGGTGGTATTTTATTGCTGGAGCGGGGGCAGGGTATTCTGGATGCACTATTTATCACCCCACTGAGACCACGTGAGTACCTTGTCAGTAAAGTTGTATCACTTACCGTACTGTCTCTTCTGGTAAGTCTTTGCATTCTGCTGGGTGGAGCCGGTTTCCCTTACAGTATAATACCCGTTATTGCAGGTATCGGATTGACATCATCTCTCTTTATCCTGTTTGGCTGCATGCTGGGGCTGAAAGCTACAAGTGTAAACAGCTATTTTGCAATCGCAATGGTTGTACTTTTTCCAATGTTTTTACCATTACTCGGCTATTTTGGTATCTATGACTCTTTATTGTGGAACTTTCTACCTACCCACTCCTGCATCGTACTCACATCAGCCTATTTTGGTCATGTCCCACCAGTTCAGATGATCCAGGCTCTTTTTATCCTTATCTTATGGAATCTGATATTTTCAGTCAAGGCACAGAGATACTTTTCAGACTACCTGCAAAAACGGGGGTAA
- a CDS encoding ABC transporter, ATP-binding protein: MMIEVNNLRFTYSGKKTETLHDLSFSIKKGEVFGFLGPSGSGKSTTQKILIGLLKRYSGTVLVGNNNISRSGPDYYENIGVVFEFPNLYTRFTALENLRYFSGLYKGETAKPEELLKMVGLESDAGVKVSSFSKGMKMRLNFCRGLVNKPSLLFLDEPTSGLDPVNAREIVSIIKQKKREGTTIFLTTHNMAVADELCDRVAFIIDGTIVLTDSPRKLKLQYGKKLVKVEYRDNSGVNSKTFPIQDLYKNSSFLGILKERELETIHSMEATLEDVFISVTGRELHETN, encoded by the coding sequence ATGATGATTGAAGTAAATAATCTTCGGTTTACTTATAGCGGGAAAAAGACCGAAACACTTCACGACCTCAGCTTTTCGATCAAAAAAGGTGAGGTGTTTGGTTTTCTTGGACCAAGCGGTTCCGGGAAGAGCACTACACAAAAGATACTCATCGGGCTTCTGAAGAGATACAGCGGGACAGTATTGGTAGGTAATAACAATATAAGCAGGAGCGGACCTGATTACTATGAAAATATAGGTGTGGTATTTGAATTCCCTAACCTTTATACCAGGTTTACAGCACTTGAAAACCTCAGGTATTTTTCCGGATTGTACAAGGGGGAAACAGCAAAGCCAGAAGAGCTTCTGAAAATGGTCGGTCTTGAAAGCGATGCGGGTGTGAAAGTCAGCAGTTTTTCCAAGGGCATGAAAATGAGGCTTAACTTCTGCCGCGGGCTAGTAAACAAACCATCGTTACTTTTTCTGGATGAGCCGACATCAGGCCTGGATCCAGTGAATGCCCGTGAAATTGTCTCAATCATAAAACAAAAGAAACGTGAAGGAACGACCATTTTTCTCACGACTCACAACATGGCTGTGGCAGATGAACTCTGCGACAGGGTAGCATTCATTATTGATGGAACCATTGTGCTTACAGATTCACCAAGAAAACTCAAACTTCAGTATGGCAAAAAACTTGTGAAAGTTGAGTACCGCGATAACAGTGGTGTTAACTCCAAAACATTCCCGATTCAGGACCTGTATAAAAACAGCAGTTTCCTTGGCATCCTTAAAGAAAGAGAGCTTGAAACCATTCACAGCATGGAAGCGACGCTGGAGGATGTCTTTATAAGTGTTACGGGAAGAGAACTGCATGAGACAAATTAA
- a CDS encoding putative Beta-ketoadipate enol-lactone hydrolase: MNKSYILKKKTFLEVHSSGEKNKKPALLFLHGAGAHPIQFQKQLCFFSQKYFVLSIGLHGHSSYFKEKQYKSEDFKLPKLAEDVLYVLNETGVEKVHLVGNSAGGLTGFEMIKKSPETIQSLVTFGTCPKLSYPSWIVKMISKTDERMIRKKPEKYLRFTAKQSTPHSAVANEIVSLMMDSKHVAHLIRANIGNYNYLDLLTELRIPYLIIRGRYDKSINKCLKKVEKVIEANEKIRVADFAQSGHFANLDECDLFNSTVMEFIENV; this comes from the coding sequence ATGAATAAATCTTACATTCTCAAGAAAAAAACATTTCTCGAAGTGCACTCAAGCGGGGAAAAGAACAAAAAACCCGCACTTCTCTTTTTACATGGAGCGGGTGCTCATCCGATTCAGTTTCAAAAACAACTGTGCTTTTTTAGTCAGAAATATTTCGTGTTAAGCATCGGTTTACATGGGCATAGCAGCTATTTTAAAGAGAAACAGTACAAGTCAGAAGATTTCAAACTTCCTAAGCTCGCTGAAGATGTACTGTATGTACTTAATGAAACGGGTGTGGAAAAAGTTCATTTGGTGGGTAATTCCGCGGGTGGTCTAACAGGCTTTGAAATGATAAAAAAGTCTCCTGAAACAATTCAATCCCTTGTGACATTTGGTACCTGTCCAAAACTGTCATACCCTTCCTGGATTGTTAAAATGATAAGCAAGACCGATGAAAGAATGATACGGAAAAAACCGGAGAAGTATCTAAGGTTTACTGCAAAGCAATCTACCCCACACAGTGCAGTTGCAAATGAGATTGTCAGTCTCATGATGGATTCAAAACACGTTGCACATCTGATAAGGGCAAACATCGGTAATTACAATTACCTGGATTTGCTTACAGAACTCCGGATCCCCTACCTCATTATAAGGGGCAGGTATGACAAATCCATCAATAAATGTTTAAAAAAGGTGGAAAAAGTAATCGAAGCCAATGAAAAGATACGGGTAGCCGATTTTGCACAGTCCGGACATTTTGCAAATCTCGATGAGTGTGATTTATTTAATAGTACAGTCATGGAGTTTATTGAGAATGTGTGA
- a CDS encoding beta-lactamase, translating to MNIRQVVDKIDCSFRGQVQKDQNVKNAYLLVHSEKLGVSLNLAKGKTGDVTANIHQPNHLASVGKLFTATIIGMLHERGDLSFDDRISKHLDNDLMDGLHVYKGTDYSDEIKVYHLLQQSSGLDDVFFPLLKMRISDPQFRISTRDAVLWGKNNLHPKFKPGKRHLYTDTNYYLLGLIIENITQKPFQKVVHELIFNPLEMKHAYMNDYSKPEEPSKYPAAAAFIDGVDFTGLEGIASIDHAGASVVAPLDEYLVFMKALVQNKILKEETLKRMLSDDLPMGGAAPGLSYGYSIWKFKTIPILMPEKYNCWGCVGVTGAFMFYHPKTESIIVGTFNHDSYKQKALRFMLSKVIHPMLKCK from the coding sequence ATGAACATAAGGCAAGTGGTTGATAAAATAGATTGTTCTTTTCGCGGGCAGGTTCAAAAAGACCAAAATGTAAAGAATGCATATCTGCTTGTTCATTCAGAGAAACTGGGTGTATCACTTAATTTGGCGAAAGGTAAAACCGGGGATGTTACAGCTAACATTCATCAGCCCAATCACCTGGCAAGCGTAGGTAAGCTATTCACTGCCACTATTATTGGGATGCTCCATGAAAGAGGTGACCTCTCCTTTGATGACAGGATTTCAAAACATCTCGATAATGATCTGATGGACGGACTTCATGTGTATAAAGGTACCGACTACTCTGATGAAATCAAAGTGTACCACCTTCTCCAGCAATCATCCGGACTGGATGATGTATTTTTTCCTTTACTAAAAATGCGCATAAGTGATCCACAGTTCAGGATATCAACCAGGGACGCTGTATTGTGGGGAAAAAATAACCTTCATCCCAAATTCAAACCCGGGAAAAGACATCTTTATACAGATACAAATTATTATCTGCTTGGATTGATAATTGAAAATATCACACAAAAGCCTTTTCAGAAAGTCGTGCACGAGCTGATATTTAATCCTCTTGAAATGAAGCATGCATACATGAATGACTACTCAAAGCCTGAAGAGCCATCAAAGTATCCTGCTGCCGCAGCATTCATTGATGGAGTGGATTTTACAGGGTTGGAAGGAATTGCTTCAATAGATCATGCCGGCGCCAGTGTAGTTGCACCACTTGATGAATACCTTGTTTTCATGAAAGCTCTTGTGCAAAACAAAATTCTTAAAGAAGAGACCCTTAAACGAATGTTGTCAGATGATCTTCCGATGGGAGGCGCTGCTCCGGGACTTAGCTATGGCTACTCTATCTGGAAATTCAAAACAATACCGATCTTAATGCCCGAAAAATACAATTGCTGGGGATGTGTTGGGGTAACCGGTGCGTTCATGTTTTATCACCCCAAAACTGAATCTATTATTGTCGGAACATTCAACCATGATTCCTATAAACAAAAAGCCCTTAGGTTCATGCTTTCTAAGGTGATTCATCCAATGTTAAAGTGCAAATGA
- a CDS encoding transcriptional regulatory protein has protein sequence MKQNLSRKNYNGRIKLLIVEDEKELLHSIAFILKRQEYKVATSLNAENALDMLGKNKESSFDLIITDIQLPGMSGLEFIDTLRKQGPAVPTMVITAYKGEEILDALAKRDIVHFLIKPFDTSELIAKVKSALSKEKDR, from the coding sequence GTGAAACAGAATTTAAGCAGAAAAAATTATAACGGCAGAATTAAACTTCTCATTGTTGAGGATGAAAAGGAACTTCTTCATTCAATCGCTTTCATACTTAAGAGGCAGGAGTATAAGGTAGCTACTTCACTCAATGCTGAAAATGCACTTGATATGCTTGGTAAAAATAAAGAATCTTCTTTTGATCTTATAATTACAGATATTCAGCTTCCTGGTATGAGCGGGCTCGAATTTATCGATACTCTCAGAAAACAGGGTCCTGCAGTTCCAACCATGGTCATAACTGCCTATAAGGGGGAAGAGATTCTGGATGCCTTGGCAAAAAGAGATATAGTACATTTCCTGATCAAACCATTTGATACATCTGAACTTATTGCAAAAGTAAAATCAGCACTGTCAAAAGAGAAAGACAGGTAA
- a CDS encoding Sigma-54 dependent DNA-binding response regulator, with protein sequence MSDCDRAVLLVDDEGQFLQSASFVLRTSGYKNVKTCQDSRQVLDILSQNNVKVILLDIMMPHISGEELLPEIKSRYPNIPVIMVTAVNEIESAVNFMRNGAFDYIVKPIDKARLVTTVKKAVEHSEIVLENARLKKMFLSDTNENSSAFDKIITKDKSMLSIFKYIEAIAPTNLPVMITGETGCGKELIARAIHNCSGRTGDFVAVNVAGLDDTLFSDALFGHEKGAFTGAEKNRAGFLSKADGGTLFLDEIGELKVESQVKLLRLLEDRSFYAVGSDKLSYSDARVVVATNASVDPFSENSTFRKDLYYRLQSHHIALPPLRERKEDIPVLLEYFVTSAAKELEKKSPSFPKELYTLLGTHCFPGNVRELRGMVYDAVSRHQGGVLSMATFQEHINRSGGHKQFKEIYSSLPQGANEKMLFPEQLPTIKEIELLLVEEALRRADNNQSIASKMLGITRSALNKRINNPRN encoded by the coding sequence ATGTCAGACTGTGACAGGGCTGTTTTGCTGGTTGATGATGAGGGACAGTTTTTACAAAGTGCATCATTTGTACTCCGTACTTCCGGATATAAAAACGTAAAGACATGCCAGGATAGCAGGCAGGTTCTCGATATCCTCTCCCAAAATAATGTCAAGGTGATTTTGCTTGATATAATGATGCCTCATATTTCAGGAGAAGAGCTTCTGCCCGAAATCAAATCAAGATACCCCAATATACCTGTTATCATGGTGACTGCTGTCAATGAGATCGAAAGTGCTGTTAACTTCATGAGAAACGGAGCGTTTGATTACATTGTAAAGCCCATAGACAAAGCCAGGCTTGTAACCACTGTAAAGAAAGCTGTTGAACACAGTGAAATCGTTCTTGAAAATGCACGGCTGAAAAAGATGTTTCTCTCTGATACAAATGAAAACAGTTCTGCTTTTGATAAGATAATTACCAAAGATAAGTCCATGCTTTCCATATTCAAATATATTGAAGCAATTGCTCCTACAAACTTGCCTGTTATGATTACCGGTGAGACCGGATGCGGTAAAGAACTTATTGCCCGTGCAATTCACAACTGCAGCGGACGCACCGGAGATTTCGTTGCGGTAAATGTGGCTGGTCTTGATGATACACTGTTTTCCGATGCACTGTTCGGGCATGAAAAGGGGGCCTTTACCGGAGCAGAAAAAAACCGCGCCGGTTTTCTCTCCAAAGCTGACGGAGGCACTCTGTTTCTCGATGAAATCGGAGAACTCAAAGTTGAATCACAGGTCAAGCTGCTTAGACTTCTTGAAGACCGAAGTTTTTATGCTGTAGGGTCGGATAAACTCAGCTATAGTGATGCAAGAGTGGTTGTTGCAACCAACGCTTCGGTTGATCCTTTTTCCGAAAACAGCACCTTCAGAAAAGACCTGTACTACAGATTGCAAAGTCACCACATTGCTCTTCCTCCTCTTCGGGAACGTAAAGAAGATATTCCCGTTCTGCTTGAATATTTTGTCACTTCTGCAGCAAAAGAACTGGAAAAAAAATCCCCCTCGTTTCCAAAGGAACTTTACACTCTTCTTGGAACCCACTGTTTTCCGGGGAATGTAAGGGAGTTGCGTGGAATGGTCTATGACGCAGTAAGTCGTCATCAGGGTGGAGTGCTCTCAATGGCCACTTTCCAGGAACATATAAACAGGTCTGGAGGGCACAAACAATTCAAAGAAATTTACTCCTCTCTGCCCCAGGGTGCTAATGAAAAAATGCTCTTTCCTGAGCAACTTCCAACTATAAAGGAGATTGAACTGTTGCTTGTAGAGGAAGCCTTAAGAAGGGCTGATAATAATCAATCCATTGCATCAAAAATGCTTGGAATCACCCGTTCAGCGCTAAATAAGAGGATTAATAATCCCAGGAACTGA